In one window of Candidatus Zixiibacteriota bacterium DNA:
- a CDS encoding metallophosphoesterase family protein translates to MIKFDRFYAPEIIIIVIIISAALFSSTELLAHMSPYLQTPTPNSIYVCWHSADSTEPMVEYGTTPALGFSQTGDYHFFDEATIWNFVRLTNLEPNTDYYYRCVSDTAVSIIETFHSQPLNSEDVDIRFAVIGDTRTYIAQHTEVINAMRTKVIELYGDSVYHQINVILNVGDIVGNGLSLPQYVAEFFNPINSVSPQVPFMVSIGNHEAEASYYYDYMKYEIIGGSEGELYYSFRISSVLFIALNSNTQGATQINWLEELLNDSDNNDEIDWIIVFVHHPGHSEIWPNGNTAWTQDEVIPLLSQFEKVELFFYGHSHNYERGASLESNLRIILQGGGGCALARWGMYDNQTDYPEIHRAHDYYGYTLVEIDNTNKSYMARSYSLGHEDMPMNNVLFDSFGRDRNSEPPETPYALEPARQAIEPVTLMGSAYDVGTEPIMSSHFQLTEVQNDWSSPIVESVRDWENIYGDSGPPFYEPIDLNEGIDLTQLSVENGILQLDQTYWWRIRYRNQNLLWSEWSQIQEFELVDSISILAYLPGDVNMANGLWPPTIIGSDVIYLVNYFRGSSSSMPCFLGGFWASADANGDCNIIGSDVTRLVNYFKGINTIEYCTDYEPAWLTPDELPAEAPDGWPNCEQRFKISNKE, encoded by the coding sequence ATGATTAAATTTGATAGATTTTACGCGCCTGAAATAATTATAATTGTTATAATAATCTCTGCTGCGCTTTTTTCATCAACAGAGCTATTGGCGCATATGTCCCCCTACTTGCAAACACCGACGCCCAATTCAATATATGTCTGCTGGCATTCAGCCGACTCTACCGAACCAATGGTAGAATACGGAACTACTCCGGCCTTAGGATTCTCACAAACCGGCGATTATCATTTTTTCGATGAGGCTACAATCTGGAACTTTGTAAGACTGACAAACCTTGAGCCTAATACAGACTATTATTACCGCTGCGTTAGCGATACGGCAGTATCAATAATAGAAACATTTCATTCGCAACCTTTAAATAGCGAAGACGTTGATATTAGATTTGCAGTTATTGGCGATACCAGAACATACATAGCCCAGCATACGGAAGTTATAAATGCTATGCGAACTAAGGTTATTGAGTTGTACGGCGATTCTGTATATCATCAGATTAATGTTATCCTCAATGTTGGCGATATTGTAGGCAATGGCTTATCATTACCTCAGTATGTTGCTGAATTCTTTAATCCTATTAATTCGGTATCACCTCAAGTACCTTTTATGGTTAGCATTGGCAATCACGAAGCAGAGGCAAGCTATTATTATGATTACATGAAATATGAAATAATCGGAGGGTCTGAAGGCGAATTATATTACTCTTTTCGAATTAGCTCGGTGTTATTTATAGCGCTTAACAGCAATACGCAGGGAGCAACTCAGATTAACTGGCTGGAGGAGCTGCTTAATGATTCGGATAATAATGATGAAATCGATTGGATTATTGTATTTGTTCATCACCCGGGACACAGCGAAATCTGGCCTAATGGCAATACTGCCTGGACTCAAGATGAAGTTATACCTTTGCTGTCTCAGTTTGAAAAGGTTGAATTATTCTTTTATGGGCATTCCCATAACTATGAACGCGGCGCCAGCTTGGAAAGCAATTTGAGGATAATACTTCAAGGCGGCGGTGGATGCGCTTTAGCTCGATGGGGCATGTACGACAATCAAACGGATTACCCCGAGATTCATCGCGCTCATGATTATTATGGCTATACATTAGTAGAAATAGATAATACTAATAAATCTTATATGGCTCGCAGCTACTCTCTTGGACATGAAGATATGCCAATGAATAACGTCCTATTTGACTCCTTTGGCCGTGATAGAAACAGTGAACCGCCGGAAACTCCTTATGCCTTAGAACCGGCGCGCCAGGCAATTGAACCGGTTACATTAATGGGTTCTGCTTATGATGTCGGCACTGAGCCAATTATGAGTTCTCATTTCCAACTAACGGAAGTTCAGAATGATTGGTCAAGTCCAATTGTGGAGAGCGTTCGGGATTGGGAAAACATATACGGTGATAGCGGCCCGCCATTTTATGAACCAATCGATCTTAATGAGGGTATTGATTTGACTCAGCTATCAGTAGAAAATGGAATACTACAACTTGACCAGACATACTGGTGGCGCATCAGGTATAGAAACCAAAATCTGCTATGGTCAGAATGGTCGCAGATTCAAGAATTTGAGTTAGTCGATTCGATTTCGATTCTCGCATATCTTCCCGGCGATGTAAATATGGCAAACGGTCTCTGGCCGCCTACGATCATTGGCAGTGATGTAATCTACTTAGTTAATTATTTCAGAGGTTCTTCTTCCAGCATGCCGTGTTTTTTAGGAGGCTTCTGGGCTTCTGCTGACGCTAATGGCGATTGCAATATCATTGGCAGCGATGTTACCAGGTTGGTTAATTATTTCAAGGGAATAAACACTATTGAATATTGCACTGATTATGAACCGGCCTGGCTAACTCCTGATGAGTTGCCGGCTGAAGCGCCTGATGGCTGGCCGAATTGTGAACAACGCTTTAAAATTAGTAATAAGGAATAA